In one window of Bos javanicus breed banteng unplaced genomic scaffold, ARS-OSU_banteng_1.0 tig00002795_1, whole genome shotgun sequence DNA:
- the LOC133244041 gene encoding P antigen family member 3-like isoform X3 — translation MSGQVASALGPTKQDCSQVDEPVVPSFEQPQQEEQPAEIQDITPRKEEVHVEDPVNRDEEEEKDPFEDSGLEADLQQLALAKTGGEGGDGPDVREEFASNIEPVEMPEAGCFLLLDILLNVYTVLPSTENYLLIGSIDFICSELSVLLFLYS, via the exons ATGAGTGGGCAAGTGGCATCAGCATTGGGACCTACAAAGCAAGATTGCTCCCAGGTGGATGAACCTGTGGTT CCCAGTTTTGAGCAACCTCAACAAGAGGAACAGCCAGCTGAGATTCAGGATATCACACCTAGAAAGGAGGAAGTACATGTAGAGGATCCAGTGAATCGTgatgaagaagaggagaaggatcCCTTTGAAG attctggcCTGGAAGCTGATCTCCAGCAATTGGCTCTGGCAAAGACTGGGGGTGAAGGTGGAGATGGTCCTGATGTCAGGGAGGAGTTTGCATCAAATATAGAGCCTGTTGAAATGCCAGAAGCAG GGTGCTTTTTGTTGTTAGATATTTTACTGAATGTGTACACAGTTTTGCCTTCTACTGAAAACTACCTTCTGATAGGTTCCATTGATTTCATTTGTTCTGAACTCAGTGTCCTTCTTTTCTTGTACAGCTAG
- the LOC133244041 gene encoding P antigen family member 3-like isoform X1: MSGQVASALGPTKQDCSQVDEPVVDQQPSFEQPQQEEQPAEIQDITPRKEEVHVEDPVNRDEEEEKDPFEDSGLEADLQQLALAKTGGEGGDGPDVREEFASNIEPVEMPEAGCFLLLDILLNVYTVLPSTENYLLIGSIDFICSELSVLLFLYS; the protein is encoded by the exons ATGAGTGGGCAAGTGGCATCAGCATTGGGACCTACAAAGCAAGATTGCTCCCAGGTGGATGAACCTGTGGTT GACCAGCAGCCCAGTTTTGAGCAACCTCAACAAGAGGAACAGCCAGCTGAGATTCAGGATATCACACCTAGAAAGGAGGAAGTACATGTAGAGGATCCAGTGAATCGTgatgaagaagaggagaaggatcCCTTTGAAG attctggcCTGGAAGCTGATCTCCAGCAATTGGCTCTGGCAAAGACTGGGGGTGAAGGTGGAGATGGTCCTGATGTCAGGGAGGAGTTTGCATCAAATATAGAGCCTGTTGAAATGCCAGAAGCAG GGTGCTTTTTGTTGTTAGATATTTTACTGAATGTGTACACAGTTTTGCCTTCTACTGAAAACTACCTTCTGATAGGTTCCATTGATTTCATTTGTTCTGAACTCAGTGTCCTTCTTTTCTTGTACAGCTAG
- the LOC133244041 gene encoding P antigen family member 3-like isoform X5, producing MSGQVASALGPTKQDCSQVDEPVVDQQPSFEQPQQEEQPAEIQDITPRKEEVHVEDPVNRDEEEEKDPFEDSGLEADLQQLALAKTGGEGGDGPDVREEFASNIEPVEMPEAGDWTLVPCAI from the exons ATGAGTGGGCAAGTGGCATCAGCATTGGGACCTACAAAGCAAGATTGCTCCCAGGTGGATGAACCTGTGGTT GACCAGCAGCCCAGTTTTGAGCAACCTCAACAAGAGGAACAGCCAGCTGAGATTCAGGATATCACACCTAGAAAGGAGGAAGTACATGTAGAGGATCCAGTGAATCGTgatgaagaagaggagaaggatcCCTTTGAAG attctggcCTGGAAGCTGATCTCCAGCAATTGGCTCTGGCAAAGACTGGGGGTGAAGGTGGAGATGGTCCTGATGTCAGGGAGGAGTTTGCATCAAATATAGAGCCTGTTGAAATGCCAGAAGCAG GAGACTGGAcattagttccctgtgctatatag
- the LOC133244041 gene encoding P antigen family member 3-like isoform X6: MSGQVASALGPTKQDCSQVDEPVVDQQPSFEQPQQEEQPAEIQDITPRKEEVHVEDPVNRDEEEEKDPFEDSGLEADLQQLALAKTGGEGGDGPDVREEFASNIEPVEMPEAGEGQPFA; encoded by the exons ATGAGTGGGCAAGTGGCATCAGCATTGGGACCTACAAAGCAAGATTGCTCCCAGGTGGATGAACCTGTGGTT GACCAGCAGCCCAGTTTTGAGCAACCTCAACAAGAGGAACAGCCAGCTGAGATTCAGGATATCACACCTAGAAAGGAGGAAGTACATGTAGAGGATCCAGTGAATCGTgatgaagaagaggagaaggatcCCTTTGAAG attctggcCTGGAAGCTGATCTCCAGCAATTGGCTCTGGCAAAGACTGGGGGTGAAGGTGGAGATGGTCCTGATGTCAGGGAGGAGTTTGCATCAAATATAGAGCCTGTTGAAATGCCAGAAGCAG GTGAAGGGCAGCCATTTGCTTGA
- the LOC133244041 gene encoding P antigen family member 3-like isoform X4, producing MSGQVASALGPTKQDCSQVDEPVVDQQPSFEQPQQEEQPAEIQDITPRKEEVHVEDPVNRDEEEEKDPFEDSGLEADLQQLALAKTGGEGGDGPDVREEFASNIEPVEMPEAGCFLLLDILLNVHD from the exons ATGAGTGGGCAAGTGGCATCAGCATTGGGACCTACAAAGCAAGATTGCTCCCAGGTGGATGAACCTGTGGTT GACCAGCAGCCCAGTTTTGAGCAACCTCAACAAGAGGAACAGCCAGCTGAGATTCAGGATATCACACCTAGAAAGGAGGAAGTACATGTAGAGGATCCAGTGAATCGTgatgaagaagaggagaaggatcCCTTTGAAG attctggcCTGGAAGCTGATCTCCAGCAATTGGCTCTGGCAAAGACTGGGGGTGAAGGTGGAGATGGTCCTGATGTCAGGGAGGAGTTTGCATCAAATATAGAGCCTGTTGAAATGCCAGAAGCAG GGTGCTTTTTGTTGTTAGATATTTTACTGAATGT
- the LOC133244041 gene encoding X antigen family member 5-like isoform X2 — MSGQVASALGPTKQDCSQVDEPVVQPSFEQPQQEEQPAEIQDITPRKEEVHVEDPVNRDEEEEKDPFEDSGLEADLQQLALAKTGGEGGDGPDVREEFASNIEPVEMPEAGCFLLLDILLNVYTVLPSTENYLLIGSIDFICSELSVLLFLYS; from the exons ATGAGTGGGCAAGTGGCATCAGCATTGGGACCTACAAAGCAAGATTGCTCCCAGGTGGATGAACCTGTGGTT CAGCCCAGTTTTGAGCAACCTCAACAAGAGGAACAGCCAGCTGAGATTCAGGATATCACACCTAGAAAGGAGGAAGTACATGTAGAGGATCCAGTGAATCGTgatgaagaagaggagaaggatcCCTTTGAAG attctggcCTGGAAGCTGATCTCCAGCAATTGGCTCTGGCAAAGACTGGGGGTGAAGGTGGAGATGGTCCTGATGTCAGGGAGGAGTTTGCATCAAATATAGAGCCTGTTGAAATGCCAGAAGCAG GGTGCTTTTTGTTGTTAGATATTTTACTGAATGTGTACACAGTTTTGCCTTCTACTGAAAACTACCTTCTGATAGGTTCCATTGATTTCATTTGTTCTGAACTCAGTGTCCTTCTTTTCTTGTACAGCTAG